The following DNA comes from Cryobacterium psychrophilum.
TCCGCTCACCGCCTTCATCGAGGTGCACGTGCAGCAGAAACGCCTCGCCAAGATCGTCACCGAGCTCGCCCAGATTCCCGAGATCGTGCAGGCGCACGGCATGAGCGGTCAGTCCGACCTTCTCGTTCGGGTGGTCTGCACGGATGCCGACGACCTGTTCCGCATCGACGGCACGATTCTCGCCGTGGAGGGAGTCGAGCGCACCGAAACGTCCCTGGCTATGGGCGAGGTCATTCCGTTCCGTGTGGCGCCCCTGCTGGAGCGAGCCGAACGCCGACCGTCATGAAAATCTATTTGCTAAATCTTTCATATTGTTATATAAAGAAGTAATGAAGTTAACGGATGTGCGGAGGCTGAAATGAGCGTCCTCCGGCTTGCCACCCTCATTCGCCAGGGCGGTCGCATTGCCG
Coding sequences within:
- a CDS encoding Lrp/AsnC family transcriptional regulator; this encodes MYTLDQTDTRLLRALSEDPRSTFVALAQKLGLSRNTVQARMARLEESNTFLSFDRRVNPIALGYPLTAFIEVHVQQKRLAKIVTELAQIPEIVQAHGMSGQSDLLVRVVCTDADDLFRIDGTILAVEGVERTETSLAMGEVIPFRVAPLLERAERRPS